In a single window of the Catalinimonas alkaloidigena genome:
- a CDS encoding cyclic nucleotide-binding domain-containing protein: MRYLANLNDLLNLRKGEVWVVRTLLLFSFFQTTALALFFTAASSLFLTEYPIRTLAYVYLSTGLLLLFLNGVYARITRFVPARTLMLAEVGVILVVILLFRIGMGWAHAAWLAFGLIVWHRVMSSYLSAGFLRLALLLFDVRQSKRLFGLITSAETPASVLGYLLASALVPLIGTPNLLWWSAGALLGALVFLALLTTRPGTLTFEETSTEAEAAPPVSLFRRGKGRLGDFLAALALTCVFAVLTFTLIEFAFLSQVSSRFTNQSQITFFIGIILAMGQFAAFLLKTFLYGQVQRRFGLRAALLALPLVLGLIMASSLLSGLVGPTLLLVWLWVVIMVANDTLRSSLYSNTFIALLQPLPRRMKMLGLDLLGNVEAAAVGLSGLVLVGFGLLDALSLQYFSGFLLVVLVGWVAAIRVLNRRYLRVLEQGLKKRLLAGHALSVEDPATLRLIHEKLDSPYPGEVLYALDILSKHRHGQLPQMLKRLLVHPSEEVRQEALAKVDALRQASLLPEIKKRMEQETVLALKKQALRVYCKLGEATVVDEVTPYLEATDEPVRTGALVGLICSGGIDGVIVAGQRLNDYIYATQPEKRAFAADVIGEVGIYHFYHPLLGLLDDEDVVVRKAALKAAGIIRHPRLYEPLLQAVSSPDVFEVAMNALIQSGEGVIGLFERELNQADYNPVRMRRLIAICGKVGGAKSIALLKDKLYFENIEVRNQILHSLSLCGYKPNAAEKEVVLRTLHAELADAAWFLNAMEAIGLASTAAQLPYYALLIRALEVELHHLKRRLLLLLSFLYEANDVLQVWNSLQLTSREKRANALEVLDVLVAKELSSIILPLLEDFPIAQQIKILNPRFPHVRLSPTGYLQKLINRREVPVVNVWTQAVTLYVVRQLQLEALTAEVMGALSHPTSLVAETACWTLQGFQHDRLPENGASVLFQKLAQNAMNSRLLAVEKVMALKTTRLLSETPEDILVDIASILKEVPVVVGEQIVQKGEIGTCMYIIYEGSVRVHDGEHTLAELKNRDFFGELSLLDAEPRSASVTALEDSFLLRLDQHAFYEIMADHIEVTREIMKIMCRRLRYQNRAVAEMKEQLQQRAASALEKPA; this comes from the coding sequence ATGAGGTACCTAGCCAACCTGAACGACCTGCTGAACCTGCGGAAAGGCGAGGTGTGGGTGGTGCGTACGCTTCTGCTGTTTTCGTTCTTTCAGACCACGGCACTGGCCCTTTTCTTCACGGCGGCCAGTTCGCTCTTCCTGACCGAGTACCCCATTCGTACGCTGGCGTACGTCTACCTTTCTACTGGTCTGCTGCTGCTGTTCCTGAACGGGGTGTATGCCCGGATCACGCGTTTTGTACCGGCCCGGACGCTGATGCTGGCCGAGGTAGGGGTGATTCTGGTCGTGATCCTGCTGTTTCGGATCGGCATGGGGTGGGCGCATGCGGCGTGGCTGGCCTTCGGGCTGATTGTGTGGCATCGGGTGATGTCCTCGTACCTGTCGGCGGGCTTTCTGCGGCTGGCGCTGCTGCTGTTCGACGTGCGGCAAAGCAAACGGCTGTTCGGGCTGATCACTTCCGCCGAAACCCCCGCGAGTGTGCTGGGCTATTTGCTGGCTTCGGCGTTGGTGCCCCTGATCGGCACGCCCAATCTGCTGTGGTGGTCGGCTGGTGCGTTGCTCGGTGCCCTCGTCTTTCTGGCGCTGCTGACGACCCGGCCGGGCACCCTGACGTTCGAAGAAACCAGTACCGAAGCCGAGGCCGCGCCTCCGGTGTCGCTTTTCCGGCGAGGGAAGGGTCGCCTCGGCGATTTTTTGGCCGCCCTGGCCCTGACCTGTGTGTTTGCGGTGCTGACCTTTACCCTCATCGAGTTCGCTTTTCTGAGCCAGGTCAGCAGCCGTTTCACCAACCAGTCGCAGATTACTTTTTTTATCGGGATTATTCTGGCGATGGGGCAGTTTGCCGCCTTTCTCCTCAAAACGTTCCTCTACGGACAGGTGCAGCGGCGGTTCGGGTTGCGGGCGGCGCTGCTCGCCCTCCCGCTGGTGCTGGGTCTCATCATGGCGTCCAGCCTCCTCAGCGGGCTGGTCGGACCTACGCTGCTGCTGGTCTGGCTCTGGGTGGTGATCATGGTGGCGAACGACACCCTGCGGTCGTCGCTCTACAGCAACACGTTTATTGCGCTGTTGCAGCCGCTGCCCAGACGCATGAAAATGCTCGGCCTCGATCTGCTGGGCAACGTCGAAGCGGCAGCCGTCGGGCTGAGTGGGTTGGTGCTGGTCGGGTTCGGTCTGCTGGATGCGCTGTCGCTCCAGTACTTCAGCGGGTTTCTGTTGGTGGTGCTGGTCGGGTGGGTCGCCGCCATCCGGGTGCTGAACCGCCGGTACCTGCGGGTGCTGGAACAAGGTTTGAAGAAGCGACTGCTGGCGGGCCATGCGCTGTCGGTGGAAGACCCCGCAACGCTGCGGCTGATTCACGAAAAGCTGGACAGCCCTTACCCGGGCGAAGTGCTGTACGCCCTCGACATCCTGAGTAAACACCGGCACGGGCAGTTGCCGCAGATGCTGAAGCGCCTGCTGGTGCATCCCTCCGAAGAAGTCCGGCAGGAAGCGCTCGCCAAAGTGGATGCGCTGCGGCAGGCTTCGCTGTTGCCAGAAATCAAGAAACGGATGGAACAGGAAACGGTGCTGGCGTTGAAAAAACAGGCCCTCCGGGTGTACTGCAAGTTGGGCGAGGCCACGGTGGTCGACGAAGTGACTCCTTACCTGGAAGCTACCGACGAGCCCGTGCGGACCGGTGCGCTGGTGGGGTTGATCTGTTCCGGCGGCATCGACGGCGTGATCGTGGCCGGGCAGCGCCTGAACGACTACATCTACGCCACCCAGCCGGAGAAGCGTGCTTTTGCGGCCGATGTGATCGGCGAAGTGGGCATCTACCATTTTTACCACCCGCTGTTGGGATTGCTCGACGACGAAGATGTGGTAGTGCGGAAGGCCGCGCTGAAAGCGGCCGGCATCATTCGTCACCCGCGCCTGTACGAACCCTTGTTGCAGGCCGTCTCGTCGCCGGACGTGTTCGAAGTCGCGATGAATGCACTCATCCAGAGCGGCGAGGGCGTAATCGGGCTGTTCGAGCGGGAACTGAACCAAGCCGACTACAACCCGGTACGCATGCGCCGGCTCATCGCCATCTGCGGCAAAGTAGGCGGTGCCAAGTCCATTGCTCTGCTAAAAGACAAACTGTATTTCGAAAACATCGAAGTCCGGAACCAGATTCTCCATTCGCTTTCGCTTTGCGGCTACAAGCCCAATGCTGCCGAGAAAGAGGTGGTGCTGCGTACCCTGCACGCCGAACTGGCCGACGCGGCCTGGTTTCTGAATGCCATGGAAGCAATCGGCCTGGCTTCTACCGCTGCCCAGTTGCCGTACTATGCCCTCCTGATTCGCGCCCTCGAAGTGGAGTTGCACCACCTCAAGCGCCGCCTCCTGCTGTTGCTTTCTTTTCTGTACGAGGCCAACGACGTGTTACAGGTCTGGAACAGCCTGCAACTAACCAGCCGGGAGAAACGCGCCAACGCGCTGGAAGTGCTCGATGTGCTGGTTGCAAAAGAGCTGAGTTCGATTATCTTGCCCCTGCTGGAAGACTTCCCGATTGCGCAGCAGATCAAGATTCTGAACCCACGATTTCCGCACGTGCGGCTGTCCCCGACGGGCTACCTGCAAAAGCTGATCAACCGCCGGGAGGTGCCGGTGGTCAACGTCTGGACGCAGGCCGTTACGCTCTACGTAGTGCGACAGCTCCAACTGGAGGCGCTGACGGCCGAGGTGATGGGAGCCCTCTCGCATCCTACGTCTCTGGTGGCCGAAACCGCCTGCTGGACGTTGCAGGGCTTTCAGCACGACCGGTTGCCCGAAAACGGTGCGTCCGTACTTTTTCAAAAACTTGCCCAAAATGCTATGAACTCCCGACTGCTGGCCGTTGAAAAAGTGATGGCTCTGAAAACCACGCGATTGCTCAGTGAAACTCCCGAAGACATTCTGGTCGACATTGCATCGATTCTGAAGGAAGTTCCCGTGGTGGTCGGTGAGCAGATCGTGCAAAAGGGCGAGATCGGTACCTGCATGTACATCATCTACGAAGGCTCTGTGCGCGTGCACGACGGCGAGCACACGCTGGCCGAACTGAAAAACCGCGATTTTTTCGGAGAACTTTCGCTGTTGGATGCCGAACCCCGCTCGGCGTCGGTCACGGCGCTGGAAGACAGTTTTCTGCTGCGGCTGGATCAGCACGCGTTCTACGAGATCATGGCCGACCACATTGAAGTAACCCGCGAAATCATGAAGATCATGTGCCGCCGGTTGCGCTACCAGAACCGGGCCGTCGCCGAAATGAAAGAACAGTTGCAACAGCGGGCCGCCTCGGCACTGGAGAAACCTGCCTGA
- a CDS encoding glutathione synthetase yields the protein MNIAFVINDIKTEKAGYTTVFLAQRMHNRGHHVYLIGVGDLCYDPQGYMGATARRAPKEKYKTQEEYLNALQDDKTAEITQIMAPDLDVLMLRNDPSSEGPDRGWAQIAGVIFGQLAARNGVIVLNDPNSLSDAVNKMYFQHFPEEVRPRTLITRNVAQIREFYEEQKSHMILKPLQGSGGQGVFVVKKKDATNLNQIVEAISRDGYVIAQEFLPKATEGDTRLFVMNGQIIEHKGKIAAMKRVSGGSDDVRNNISAGGKVARAKIDDGMREIVELVRPKLIQDGMFLVGLDIAGDKLMEINVFSPGGLNVSSQLEDVDFSEPVIHALECKVHYKKTYKEHLDNRTVAMI from the coding sequence ATGAACATAGCATTTGTCATCAACGATATAAAAACCGAGAAAGCGGGCTATACCACCGTCTTTCTGGCCCAGCGTATGCACAACCGGGGCCACCACGTGTACCTGATCGGCGTGGGCGATTTGTGCTACGATCCACAAGGGTACATGGGCGCTACGGCACGTCGCGCCCCGAAAGAAAAGTACAAGACGCAGGAAGAGTACCTGAATGCGTTGCAGGACGACAAAACGGCGGAGATTACGCAGATTATGGCACCGGACCTCGATGTGCTGATGCTGCGCAACGACCCTTCGTCCGAAGGACCGGACCGGGGCTGGGCGCAGATCGCAGGCGTGATTTTCGGGCAGTTGGCCGCGCGCAACGGTGTCATCGTGTTGAACGATCCCAACTCCCTGTCCGATGCGGTCAACAAAATGTACTTCCAGCACTTTCCGGAAGAGGTGCGACCGCGCACGCTCATTACGCGCAACGTGGCGCAGATCCGCGAGTTTTACGAGGAACAGAAAAGCCACATGATCCTGAAGCCGTTGCAAGGCTCCGGCGGGCAGGGGGTGTTTGTCGTCAAGAAAAAAGACGCCACCAACCTGAACCAGATTGTGGAGGCCATCAGCCGCGATGGTTACGTGATTGCCCAGGAGTTTCTGCCGAAGGCGACTGAAGGCGATACACGGCTGTTCGTGATGAACGGACAGATCATCGAGCACAAGGGAAAAATCGCGGCCATGAAACGCGTCAGCGGCGGCAGTGACGACGTACGCAACAACATTTCGGCTGGCGGGAAGGTGGCGCGTGCCAAGATCGACGACGGCATGCGCGAAATTGTGGAGTTGGTGCGACCCAAGCTGATTCAGGATGGGATGTTCCTGGTCGGGCTCGACATTGCCGGCGACAAGCTGATGGAAATCAACGTGTTTTCGCCGGGCGGGCTGAACGTCTCCAGCCAGTTGGAAGACGTTGACTTCTCCGAACCGGTCATTCACGCCCTGGAATGCAAGGTGCACTACAAAAAAACGTATAAAGAGCACCTCGACAACCGCACCGTCGCGATGATCTGA
- a CDS encoding flavohemoglobin expression-modulating QEGLA motif protein, with the protein MTEAITDPLLQEIAKCLAEGARCVRALPGGGQLYIDRPLPYLYVYRGGASPHDDEKAALDPLSELIRSEASWLITNGMSDPEVSQLVYTIAKPLADRFSAFLILEVWLDENNEHTFQVHGPQKKLPATVTTLEQALRDIRLPQLAFTVGQPTDDDRSPPDRTALLDKPTLKKLEGLYLGLSMRPFFIQPETGLPYPFLFRTLKEQVTQALRKTVFDFIRLQTQRKPVHFQSLGSRNLTDEVWEVDRQLVEISTAYEFLMLVTPVNTQEAWRSFRKSHYRKDPVLHYRLIPVDTDLLKRRLHNIYIERVEDPTLAFLFRDKRQEIDRMLTMLADRNSPNFLYGSLQIFGGVDDRLLTMAKGLMVALETQRTRQTKGTRLDAEAFRQRALREIEFFRSQHESVDAQVYVRDDMTGLMVSEGQLYIGKNYVIPAHRAEALIQHEVGTHVLTWYNGRAQPLQLLYSGVPGYEELQEGLAVLSEYLVGGLTVARLRVLAARVIAVDAMVRGASFPDTYRMLQVDYGFKPFNAFQITLRVYRGGGLTKDAVYLKGLIDLLAYLAAGNDLEPLLVGKIREDYLPFVQELLYRKVLQRVPLRPRYLDDPQAQERLARVKKGVTIFNLLDS; encoded by the coding sequence ATGACGGAGGCCATTACCGATCCGCTGTTGCAGGAGATTGCGAAGTGCCTTGCGGAGGGAGCGCGTTGCGTGCGTGCGTTGCCCGGCGGTGGTCAGTTGTACATCGATCGTCCCCTGCCGTACCTGTACGTGTACCGGGGAGGCGCGTCGCCGCACGACGACGAGAAAGCCGCGCTCGATCCGCTGAGTGAACTGATTCGCAGCGAAGCTTCGTGGCTCATCACCAACGGCATGTCCGACCCGGAAGTCAGTCAACTGGTTTACACCATCGCGAAGCCGTTGGCCGATCGTTTTTCGGCGTTTCTGATTCTGGAAGTGTGGCTCGACGAAAACAACGAGCATACGTTTCAGGTACACGGCCCCCAAAAGAAACTGCCGGCCACCGTCACCACGCTCGAACAGGCCCTGCGCGACATCCGACTGCCGCAACTGGCGTTTACCGTCGGGCAACCTACTGACGACGACCGCAGTCCACCCGACCGGACCGCGCTGCTGGACAAGCCGACCCTGAAAAAACTGGAAGGCCTGTACCTGGGACTGTCGATGCGGCCGTTCTTCATCCAACCCGAAACCGGCCTGCCTTATCCGTTTCTGTTCCGCACGCTGAAAGAACAGGTGACCCAGGCCCTGCGGAAAACGGTGTTCGATTTTATCCGCTTGCAGACCCAACGCAAGCCGGTACACTTCCAGTCGCTGGGGTCGCGTAACCTGACCGACGAAGTGTGGGAGGTCGACCGGCAATTGGTGGAGATCAGCACGGCTTACGAATTTCTGATGCTGGTGACGCCGGTCAACACGCAGGAGGCGTGGCGGAGCTTCCGCAAAAGCCATTACCGCAAGGACCCGGTGTTGCACTACCGCCTGATTCCGGTCGATACCGACCTGTTGAAGCGCCGCCTACACAACATCTACATCGAGCGCGTGGAAGACCCGACGCTGGCGTTTCTGTTCCGCGACAAACGGCAGGAGATCGACCGGATGCTGACCATGCTGGCCGACCGCAATAGCCCCAACTTCCTTTACGGCAGTCTGCAGATTTTCGGTGGGGTCGACGACCGGCTTCTCACGATGGCCAAAGGCCTGATGGTCGCCCTAGAAACCCAGCGTACGCGCCAAACCAAAGGCACGCGTCTGGACGCCGAAGCCTTTCGGCAGCGAGCCCTGCGGGAGATCGAATTTTTCCGCTCGCAGCACGAAAGCGTCGATGCCCAGGTCTACGTCCGCGACGATATGACGGGCCTGATGGTCTCGGAGGGGCAGTTGTACATCGGTAAGAACTACGTCATTCCCGCGCACCGCGCCGAAGCGCTGATCCAACACGAAGTGGGGACGCACGTGCTGACGTGGTACAACGGCCGCGCCCAGCCGCTGCAACTGCTCTACAGCGGCGTACCCGGCTACGAAGAGCTGCAGGAAGGACTCGCCGTGCTGAGCGAATACCTGGTGGGCGGGCTGACGGTCGCGCGCCTGCGCGTGCTGGCGGCGCGTGTCATCGCCGTGGATGCAATGGTGCGCGGAGCATCTTTTCCCGATACCTACCGTATGCTTCAGGTAGACTACGGCTTTAAACCGTTCAACGCATTTCAGATTACGCTGCGGGTTTACCGGGGCGGCGGCCTCACCAAAGACGCTGTCTACCTGAAGGGCCTCATCGACCTGCTGGCCTACCTGGCGGCCGGGAACGACCTGGAGCCGCTGCTGGTCGGAAAAATCCGGGAAGATTACCTGCCTTTTGTGCAGGAATTACTCTACCGCAAAGTACTGCAGCGGGTGCCGCTCCGCCCGCGTTACCTGGACGATCCGCAGGCGCAGGAACGGCTGGCCCGTGTCAAAAAAGGTGTCACCATTTTTAATCTACTCGATTCATGA
- a CDS encoding N-formylglutamate amidohydrolase — MKPFYSITGPDRPLVATAIHDGHTIRPELHPLLNLDDAQRLREEDPFTARWVDVAELQIVVDTSRFEVDLNRPREKAIYRRPEDAWGLHVWTEELPDGPTQASLAKYDQFYDDLQQRLQRLVDEFGSFVIYDLHTYNHLRDGADGPAADPHQNPEVNIGTVGMDRDRWAPVVDTFMYELAQHDFNGRHLDVRENVKFDGGNMMKWIHKTFPGVSCVMSIEFKKFFMNEWTGEAYPGQVEAIRAALAATVPGVLAAREAVSRDYHLV; from the coding sequence ATGAAACCGTTTTATTCCATCACCGGACCTGATCGCCCGTTGGTGGCCACGGCCATCCACGACGGGCATACGATACGACCCGAACTCCATCCCCTTTTGAACCTCGACGACGCGCAACGCCTGCGCGAAGAAGATCCGTTTACGGCACGTTGGGTCGACGTGGCCGAGCTGCAGATTGTGGTTGACACGTCGCGTTTCGAAGTAGACCTGAACCGCCCGCGCGAGAAGGCGATCTACCGCCGCCCCGAAGATGCCTGGGGCCTGCACGTGTGGACCGAAGAACTACCCGACGGCCCCACGCAGGCGTCGCTGGCAAAATACGACCAGTTTTACGACGACTTGCAGCAGCGACTGCAACGCCTGGTCGACGAGTTTGGATCCTTTGTGATTTACGACCTCCACACTTACAACCACCTGCGCGACGGGGCCGACGGACCGGCCGCCGACCCGCACCAGAATCCCGAAGTGAACATCGGGACGGTGGGCATGGACCGCGACCGCTGGGCTCCGGTGGTCGATACGTTTATGTACGAACTGGCACAGCACGACTTTAACGGACGCCACCTCGACGTGCGCGAGAACGTGAAGTTCGACGGCGGAAACATGATGAAGTGGATTCACAAAACGTTCCCTGGCGTGAGTTGCGTCATGTCGATCGAGTTTAAGAAATTTTTCATGAACGAGTGGACCGGCGAAGCGTACCCCGGGCAGGTCGAAGCCATTCGGGCCGCGCTGGCGGCTACGGTGCCGGGCGTACTGGCGGCACGCGAAGCGGTCTCACGTGACTACCATCTCGTATGA
- a CDS encoding DUF2625 domain-containing protein, whose protein sequence is MKYLAFCLVAIQLQTGFGQTTPMRSLEELVNREDPGWRFVEEWIEEATNQVEVLKRDAKKADAALYQTQVTTRSPMGAIIYETGGILVDHGWIRILGSGSAKMTRSLPEWNKGKLAGELGQGTTLLLIADDAIGGYFALNGGAFGNDLGKVYYFSPDNLEWEPLDVGYSEFVYWAFTGDLEQFYEGLRWNTWRKEVSLMDGDQVVHFFPYLWTEYEDLEKLSRKAVPVEEMWNLQMDLKNQLFGN, encoded by the coding sequence ATGAAATATCTAGCTTTTTGCCTCGTAGCCATTCAATTGCAAACCGGATTTGGCCAAACCACGCCTATGCGCTCCCTCGAAGAACTGGTCAACCGGGAAGATCCTGGTTGGCGATTTGTAGAAGAGTGGATCGAAGAAGCGACCAATCAGGTCGAAGTGCTGAAGAGAGACGCTAAAAAAGCCGATGCTGCCCTGTATCAGACACAGGTCACGACCCGTTCGCCCATGGGCGCAATTATTTACGAGACGGGCGGTATTCTGGTAGATCATGGGTGGATTCGAATACTAGGTTCAGGGTCCGCAAAAATGACCCGAAGCCTACCCGAATGGAACAAAGGCAAACTCGCTGGCGAGTTGGGGCAGGGCACTACGCTTCTGTTAATTGCCGACGATGCCATCGGCGGATATTTTGCGTTAAACGGCGGAGCCTTTGGCAATGACCTTGGAAAAGTTTACTACTTCTCGCCCGACAACCTGGAATGGGAACCCCTTGATGTGGGCTACTCCGAATTCGTGTATTGGGCATTTACTGGCGATCTTGAGCAGTTTTATGAAGGGCTCCGGTGGAACACGTGGAGAAAAGAGGTGAGCCTCATGGACGGCGACCAAGTTGTGCACTTCTTCCCTTATTTATGGACTGAGTACGAAGACCTGGAAAAACTGAGCCGAAAAGCGGTTCCTGTCGAAGAGATGTGGAATCTACAGATGGACTTAAAAAATCAATTATTTGGAAACTAA
- a CDS encoding Dps family protein: protein MDKLRKQKEYEGNPIGLSKEVAVSMAKELDRHLSSFLILYQQYHKHHWMVEGPQFRDLHLFFEGNYVEVHEAYDRIAERLTVMGMTPTCHPTNMIKLAYIEHEPEGVFHIREMLERDMEAEKTAAVELRKSIKKAFEGEDYGTKTLLEGILAKTEDRAHHIEHFLGEDSISVGLLHSEKELAD, encoded by the coding sequence ATGGATAAGCTCAGAAAACAAAAAGAATACGAAGGAAACCCGATTGGGCTTTCGAAAGAAGTTGCGGTATCGATGGCGAAAGAACTGGATCGCCACCTGTCCTCTTTCCTGATTTTGTACCAGCAGTACCACAAACATCACTGGATGGTGGAAGGACCTCAGTTTCGCGACTTACACCTGTTTTTTGAAGGCAACTACGTAGAAGTGCACGAAGCATACGATCGCATTGCCGAGCGGCTGACCGTTATGGGCATGACGCCCACGTGTCACCCGACCAACATGATCAAGCTCGCCTACATTGAGCACGAACCCGAAGGCGTTTTCCACATCCGCGAGATGCTGGAGCGCGACATGGAAGCCGAGAAAACGGCCGCCGTGGAGTTGCGGAAAAGTATCAAGAAAGCCTTTGAGGGTGAAGATTACGGTACCAAAACCCTGTTGGAAGGGATTCTAGCCAAAACCGAAGACCGCGCGCACCACATCGAGCACTTCCTGGGTGAAGACTCGATTTCGGTCGGGCTGTTGCACTCCGAAAAAGAACTTGCTGATTAA
- a CDS encoding fasciclin domain-containing protein, translating to MLTLKNLSRGASALLFVTFMAACGGETTSQQETSDTASTEAEDTEVSLGATQTILERVQYDDDLGALYDAVQAAQLEAALEAAGPLTIFAPSDAAFEELPATTLQPLLEDTTRRKELQVLLSNHIVEGYYPADSLTNGMELTTLAGNTITISKVVNTISVADEPVETPDVQATNGVVHVVAGLIVPGNE from the coding sequence ATGTTGACGTTGAAAAACCTTTCCCGCGGGGCCAGTGCCCTTTTGTTCGTTACGTTCATGGCTGCCTGTGGCGGCGAAACCACGTCTCAGCAGGAAACCTCCGATACCGCCTCGACCGAGGCAGAAGATACTGAAGTCTCGCTGGGCGCTACGCAAACCATCCTGGAGCGGGTCCAGTATGACGACGACCTCGGGGCTTTGTACGACGCCGTGCAGGCCGCCCAACTCGAAGCTGCCCTGGAAGCTGCCGGGCCTCTCACCATTTTTGCGCCGTCTGACGCCGCGTTCGAGGAACTGCCCGCTACTACGCTTCAGCCCTTGCTGGAAGACACCACCCGCCGCAAAGAATTGCAGGTGCTGCTTTCGAACCACATTGTCGAAGGGTATTACCCGGCCGACAGCCTGACCAACGGTATGGAATTGACGACGTTGGCGGGCAACACCATCACGATCAGCAAAGTGGTGAACACCATCTCAGTCGCCGACGAGCCGGTCGAAACCCCCGACGTACAGGCGACCAATGGCGTCGTACACGTGGTGGCCGGATTGATTGTGCCGGGCAACGAGTAG
- a CDS encoding sensor histidine kinase encodes MNADRLFRTTPASVLTTDRHVCTASLLGGVAFCLMMGWLLTTPLLMLSIAWSGLLIGGTAWLSYCGRLTSARLLLIVGALLVMVGGNFGLGYQATTGYYCILVLLAIGFLFEWQHLLTVIGLLVATLGCFGAIEAAAWQSALANVPFAERLPVWLTVGGTAFLSLHTLRRRHQQAEAFRAATTALHQTQQAKDKLYALLAHDLRSGLGNVQTLATLLSDYAPQLVEGEQEELLTELKRTALATHHLCNDMLEWSRGQQQGWRIYREPVALASWADDQIALQRLSATQKHLELRTKIDPALVWETDVRMLATVVRNLVQNAIKFTPRGGAISLEVEHTPEAQTLWVCDNGVGIAADRLSCLFEAGHHQGTYGTDGERGSGLGLVLCHALVVRMGGTLQVESEPGRGSRFGICLPHSAR; translated from the coding sequence ATGAATGCAGATCGTTTGTTTCGTACAACTCCCGCTTCTGTCCTCACCACCGACCGCCACGTCTGTACGGCAAGCTTGCTGGGTGGAGTCGCCTTCTGCCTGATGATGGGATGGCTCCTGACCACGCCGCTGTTGATGCTATCCATCGCCTGGAGCGGTCTCCTGATTGGAGGAACGGCGTGGCTGAGCTACTGCGGCCGCCTGACTTCGGCGCGTCTGCTGCTGATCGTAGGCGCGTTGCTGGTGATGGTAGGTGGGAATTTCGGACTGGGTTATCAGGCCACCACGGGCTACTACTGCATCCTCGTCCTGTTGGCCATCGGCTTTTTGTTCGAGTGGCAACATCTGCTGACGGTAATCGGCTTGCTGGTGGCTACCCTGGGTTGTTTTGGGGCCATCGAGGCGGCTGCCTGGCAAAGTGCGCTGGCCAACGTGCCATTTGCAGAGCGATTGCCCGTCTGGCTGACTGTAGGGGGGACGGCCTTCCTTAGTTTACATACACTCCGGCGCCGGCACCAGCAGGCGGAAGCTTTCCGTGCGGCCACTACTGCGTTGCACCAGACCCAGCAAGCCAAAGACAAACTGTATGCACTGCTTGCACATGACCTACGCAGCGGCCTGGGCAATGTGCAGACCCTGGCTACCCTTTTGTCCGACTACGCCCCTCAATTGGTCGAGGGTGAGCAGGAAGAGCTCCTCACGGAATTGAAACGAACGGCCCTGGCCACCCACCATTTGTGCAACGACATGCTGGAGTGGTCCAGAGGGCAGCAGCAGGGCTGGCGGATTTACCGGGAGCCCGTGGCGCTGGCGTCGTGGGCCGACGACCAGATCGCGCTGCAACGCTTGTCGGCAACACAGAAGCACTTGGAACTTCGCACGAAGATCGATCCTGCCCTCGTGTGGGAAACCGACGTGCGCATGCTGGCCACCGTGGTGCGGAATCTGGTGCAGAACGCCATCAAGTTTACACCGCGTGGGGGTGCCATTTCGCTCGAAGTGGAACACACGCCCGAAGCCCAGACGCTGTGGGTATGCGACAACGGCGTGGGCATTGCTGCCGACCGCCTGTCGTGCCTGTTCGAGGCCGGTCACCACCAGGGAACGTACGGGACCGATGGCGAACGCGGCTCCGGCCTGGGGCTGGTGTTATGCCACGCCTTGGTGGTTCGCATGGGGGGCACCCTGCAGGTCGAAAGCGAACCTGGCCGGGGAAGCCGCTTCGGCATCTGCCTGCCCCACAGTGCGCGCTAG